In Telopea speciosissima isolate NSW1024214 ecotype Mountain lineage unplaced genomic scaffold, Tspe_v1 Tspe_v1.0051, whole genome shotgun sequence, a genomic segment contains:
- the LOC122647449 gene encoding uncharacterized protein LOC122647449: MTPWPVTVIAHAGMEMGACYYGLRHRITHLGASRGVDAIWIIVDRLTKTAHFTPIKVTYSMDRLARLYIDNVVRLHGVPVSIISDRDPSYQDTIGRAPFEAQYGKKCRTPLYWDEVGERRILGLELIQATCEKVDLIHEQIKAAQSRQKGYADQRRKDLDFLIGDKVFLKVSPTKGMMQFSKKGKLSPRYIGPYEILAKVGPVAYRLALPPSLDDMHDVFHVSMLRKYVHNPSHILAQEPPKLATDMSYKEQPEKILDSKVVNLRNRPIHYVKVK, translated from the exons ATGACCCCATGGCCTGTTACAGTTATTGCCCATGccggaatggaaatgggagcatgttactatggacttcgtcacaGGATTACCCACCTAGGGGCGTCTAGGGGCGTCGATGCTATATGGATTATTGTGGATAGGTTGACGAAGACAGCTCATTTCACCCCAATCAaagtcacctattctatggatagACTGgcccgcttgtacattgataacgtgGTTCGCCTACATGGAGTTCCAGTTAGCATTATCTCAGATCGGGATCCCAG ttaccaagATACTATCGGGAGGGCACCCTTTGAAgcacagtatgggaagaagtgccgAACTCccttgtattgggatgaagtaggtgagCGGCGCATTCTTGGGCTGGAACTAATCCAAGCGACCTGTGAGAAGGTAGATTTGATACACGAGCAAATTAAAGCCGCCCAATCTAGGCAGAAGGGATATGCAGATCAAAGGCGAAAAGATCTAGACTTCCTCATTGGTGACAAAGTATTTCTTAAGGTGTCGCCTACTAAAGGCATGATGcagttcagcaagaagggcaagctaagcccgaGATATATTGGGCCTTATGAGATTCTTGCAAAGGTTGGACCGGTGGCTTATCGGTTGGCACTCCCACCATCCTTAGATGATATGCACGACGTCTTCCATGTATCAATGTTGCGGAAGTATGTGCATAACCCCAGTCATATTCTAGCTCAGGAACCACCAAAACTGGCAACAGATATGTCCTATAAAGAACAGCCTGAGAAGATTTTGGACAGTAAAGTGGTGAATCTCCGCAACCGAcccattcattatgtgaaggtgaagtga
- the LOC122647450 gene encoding uncharacterized protein LOC122647450 — protein MVPEWVDASKLSERFQKHHPPTFYKLIHDSMFPATWLWDLERIFEVLSCNHLENIRCATFQLRGDADVWWRSSKDHFCAKYPNATWAQFKEAFLENYFPRNFQEKKKIEFMNLSQGSKLVLEYQQLFEEYFNFAPIHLKTEDVKARRFERGLRPSLSTTVVLHKYPTYAEVVEAAKLIEDQ, from the coding sequence ATGGTACCGGAATGGGTAGATGCCTCCAAACTCTCCGAGAGATTTCAAAAGCATCATCCTCCCACTTTTTACAAGCTGATCCATGACTCGATGTTCCCAGCTACTTGGCTATGGGATCtcgagagaatctttgaagtaCTGTCATGCAATCATCTCGAGAATATCCGATGTGCTACTTTCCAACTCCGAGGTGACGCTGATGTATGGTGGCGTTCCTCGAAGGATCATTTCTGTGCAAAATATCCCAATGCtacttgggctcaatttaagGAAGCTTTTCTCGAGAACTACTTTCCAAGAAACTtccaggaaaagaagaaaattgaatTCATGAACCTCAGTCAAGGATCCAAATTAGTCCTTGAATACCAACAACTCTTTGAGGAGTATTTCAATTTTGCTCCGATCCATTTGAAAACTGAGGACGTGAAGGCAAGAAGGTTTGAGAGAGGACTTAGACCTAGTCTGAGTACTACAGTGGTGTTGCACAagtaccccacctatgcagAGGTGGTGGAAGCTGCTAAGCTGATAGAAGATCAGTAG